In the genome of Henningerozyma blattae CBS 6284 chromosome 5, complete genome, one region contains:
- the OGG1 gene encoding 8-oxoguanine glycosylase OGG1 (similar to Saccharomyces cerevisiae OGG1 (YML060W); ancestral locus Anc_4.321), with protein MNEYRGFFNICRRSLQLENVLQTGQAFRWVLDSESGWYTNTLKLYPLTPEFQIIRLKQNDSKLEYHLESSIKLESREIHNWIKQYFRMEVDVEKLCEEQWLPNDSTFKGKNLRGVRVLQQEPWETLISFICSSNNNIPRISQMCQKLSSHYGNLLNKHEFSNYYSFPTSEELCDRASVESLRSLGFGYRARYIIETAKLLVQQKKIVGIINDTEYFQYISNLYKNDYLQIREHLMGYSGVGPKVADCVCLMGFHMDDIVPIDVHIGRVAKRDYKFVASKKELAILRDTYSTMKLTKKKINYELELIRLMFKELWGPYAGWAEGILFFREISTPTTLAPISKESKKKRLFADTLYDPKNALKEPNRRQNKYIKTEV; from the coding sequence ATGAACGAATATAGAGggtttttcaatatatgtAGACGTAGTTtacaattagaaaatgtaTTACAAACCGGCCAAGCTTTTAGATGGGTACTTGATTCAGAAAGTGGATGGTATACTAATACTTTGAAATTATATCCTTTAACACCggaatttcaaattattagattaaaacaaaatgatAGCAAATTAGAATATCATTTGGAAAGTTCCATCAAACTTGAATCTCGTGAAATTCATAATTGGATTAAGCAGTATTTTAGAATGGAAGTAGATGTGGAGAAATTATGTGAAGAACAATGGCTACCAAACGATTCTACATTTAAAGGTAAAAATTTACGAGGAGTAAGAGTACTTCAACAAGAACCTTGGGAAACTTTGATTAGTTTTATTTGCTcaagcaataataatataccaAGAATATCTCAAATGTGTCAAAAACTCTCGTCCCATTATGGGAATCTGCTCAATAAACATGAGTTTTCAAACTATTATTCTTTCCCAACTAGTGAAGAGCTTTGTGATAGAGCTTCTGTAGAGTCACTGAGATCTTTAGGGTTTGGATATAGGGCACGTTATATAATAGAGACAGCCAAATTATTGGTTcaacagaaaaaaatagtcggaataataaatgatacagaatattttcaatatatttccaacttatataaaaatgattatCTTCAAATTAGAGAACATTTAATGGGATATTCTGGTGTTGGACCAAAGGTGGCTGATTGTGTTTGTCTAATGGGGTTTCATATGGATGATATTGTTCCAATTGATGTTCATATTGGGAGAGTAGCAAAGAGAGATTATAAATTTGTCGCATCTAAGAAAGAATTAGCTATTTTAAGAGATACATATTCAACTATGAAACtaacaaagaaaaagatcaattatgaattagaattgatCCGCTTGATGTTTAAAGAACTTTGGGGTCCTTACGCGGGTTGGGCTGAAGGCATATTGTTCTTTCGTGAAATCTCTACTCCTACAACTTTAGCTCCCATCTCTAAAGAGAGTAAGAAGAAGAGACTATTTGCTGATACTCTTTATGATCCAAAAAATGCCCTTAAAGAACCTAATAGGAGACAAAATAAGTACATTAAAACTGAAGTTTAA
- the PIF1 gene encoding DNA helicase PIF1 (similar to Saccharomyces cerevisiae PIF1 (YML061C); ancestral locus Anc_4.322), protein MLRSLSTALFNRLSHSFEAHKYHRFITKTKFSISAIKKSQTASFTNRIQSHPTTEYFQYTKNMAYSKESKKLLTSSGNIGSSHDNWNDSDYDDMAELMDSPPHNNVQLEIPNIPLPVQNSISSKLTDLPFKNTRQEITEDYAISSFNEVSHDNPPQLIDLSSQETIIQDINIPKLKDSLPNLAASTPIKQSIPNPYTSPDSKLKVSPDRDDFSNQRLTFLTQPQLDTDIKYATKENTVKVKKPILLSVEQENVLKLAENGYNIFYTGSAGTGKSILLREIIKLLQRKYGRENIAVTASTGLAACNIGGITVHSFAGIGLGKGEESKLYQKVRRSRKHKDRWERINALVIDEISMLDGALLDKLDFIARKIRRSHRPFGGIQLIFCGDFFQLPPVAKPNEPEMKFAFDSNIWQTGIDMTIMLKKVFRQQGDNTFIEMLNMLRLGKLDFKMEIEFKKLQRPLPEDDIIPAELYSTRNEVNRANNSRLMRLPGQITTYSSVDSGYLQDKEQREKLLQNFLAPKNLQLKVGAQVMMIKNIDSTLVNGSLGKVIDFIDPNTYMFYEAITQNPNIPASEFEKYKDNPELLKLHFGNDEPENETAVRKKTVKEQFCRLNSNLADQSIDGNIFDFLIDHENDTTQDLANLQRKKDLINELHKNSKNQNKLPLVRFRTSDLSTRTVLVEPEDWSVEDENEKPIVSRVQLPLMLAWSISIHKSQGQTLPKVKVDLNKVFEKGQAYVALSRAVSRQGLQVLNFDKRKIFAHEKVVKFYETLQSSEEVFKKFSASKENEFVSKHNPKQKKLNFAPVQEEFKRPFKRRNTNNAPNGGIEAMLKKIIPSRGKPLGTKIDAPPEDLEIL, encoded by the coding sequence ATGCTGAGATCTCTCTCGACCGCCCTTTTTAATCGTCTTTCACATTCTTTTGAAGCCCATAAATACCATCGTTTTATTACCAAGACCAAATTTTCCATATCAGCTATCAAAAAGTCACAAACTGCCTCATTTACCAATAGAATTCAATCACATCCAACCACAGAATATTTCCAgtatacaaaaaatatggCTTATTCAAAAGAATCAAAAAAGTTGCTGACCTCTAGTGGTAATATTGGATCATCTCATGATAATTGGAATGACTCAGACTACGATGATATGGCAGAATTAATGGACTCACCTCCACACAATAATGTACAACTAGAAATTCCAAATATACCGTTGCCGGTGCAGAATAGTATCTCATCCAAATTGACGGATTTACCTTTTAAAAACACTCGACAAGAAATAACAGAAGATTATGCTATctcatcatttaatgaaGTATCTCATGATAATCCTCCACAATTGATCGATTTATCGTCACAAGAAACAATTATAcaagatattaatattccaAAGCTTAAAGATTCGCTCCCAAATCTAGCGGCTAGTACCCCAATTAAACAATCGATTCCAAATCCATATACTTCACCAGATTCAAAGTTGAAGGTATCACCAGATAGAGATGATTTTTCTAATCAAAGATTGACATTTTTAACTCAACCACAGCTAGATACTGATATCAAATATGCCACAAAGGAAAACACTGTAAAGGTTAAAAAGCCGATTTTATTGAGTGTGGAACAAGAAAATGTTTTGAAGTTAGCAGAAAATggttataatattttctatacAGGTAGTGCAGGTACAGgtaaatcaattttattgagagagattattaaattattgcAAAGAAAGTACGGTAGAGAAAATATTGCTGTGACAGCTTCGACGGGTCTTGCTGCTTGTAATATTGGAGGTATTACTGTACATTCCTTTGCAGGAATAGGTTTGGGGAAAGGTGAAGAATCTAAGCTGTATCAAAAAGTTAGAAGGTCTAGAAAACACAAAGATAGATGGGAAAGAATCAATGCTTTAGTTATTGACGAAATTTCAATGTTAGATGGGGCATTGTTAgataaattagattttATTGCAAGAAAGATTAGAAGGTCTCATAGACCCTTTGGTGGtattcaattgatattttgtggagattttttccaattacCACCAGTAGCAAAGCCAAATGAACCTGAAATGAAATTTGCTtttgattcaaatatttggCAAACAGGTATTGATATGACAATTATGTTAAAGAAAGTTTTCCGTCAACAAGGTGATAATACATTCATTGAAATGCTAAATATGTTAAGATTAGGGAAGTTGGATTTTAAAATGGAAAtagaattcaaaaaattgcAAAGACCTTTACCTGAAGATGATATAATACCTGCAGAATTATATAGTACAAGAAACGAAGTTAATCGAGCAAATAATTCTCGTTTAATGAGATTACCAGGACAAATTACTACTTATTCATCTGTGGATTCAGGTTATTTACAAGATAAAGAACAAAGAGAGAAATTATTACAGAATTTTTTAGCTCCAAAAAATTTGCAATTGAAAGTGGGTGCACAAGTTATGatgattaaaaatatcGATTCGACTTTAGTCAATGGTTCATTAGGGAAAGTGATAGATTTTATTGATCCAAATACATATATGTTTTATGAAGCCATTACCCAAAATCCTAACATACCTGCTtctgaatttgaaaaatataaagataatcctgaattattaaaacttCATTTTGGTAATGATGAACCTGAAAACGAAACTGCAGTTAGGAAAAAAACTGTCAAAGAACAATTTTGTCGATTGAATTCAAACCTAGCTGATCAATCTATAGATGggaatatttttgattttttgaTTGATCACGAAAATGATACAACACAAGATTTAGCAAATCTTCAAAGGAAAAAggatttaattaatgagctccataaaaattctaaaaatcaaaataaattgcCTTTGGTTAGATTTAGAACATCAGATTTGTCAACAAGAACGGTCCTGGTAGAACCAGAGGATTGGAGtgttgaagatgaaaatgaaaaaccAATTGTTTCAAGAGTACAACTACCTTTAATGTTAGCTTGGTCCATTTCTATTCATAAGTCTCAAGGTCAGACATTACCAAAAGTAAAAGTAGATCTTAACAAAGTCTTTGAAAAGGGTCAAGCATATGTAGCATTATCAAGAGCAGTTTCGAGGCAAGGTTTACAAGTGctaaattttgataaaagaaaaatcttTGCACATGAAAAAGTTGTAAAATTCTATGAAACGTTACAATCCTCTGAAGAAGtgtttaaaaaattcagcGCTTCTAAAGAAAACGAATTTGTAAGTAAGCATAATCCtaaacagaaaaaattgaattttgcACCAGTTCAAGAAGAGTTTAAACGTCCATTTAAAAGGAGGAATACAAACAATGCACCAAATGGCGGTATAGAAGCAATgctgaagaaaataataccaTCACGAGGGAAACCATTAGGAACGAAGATAGATGCTCCGCCAGAGGATCTTGAAATATtgtaa
- the MFT1 gene encoding Mft1p (similar to Saccharomyces cerevisiae MFT1 (YML062C); ancestral locus Anc_4.324) has protein sequence MSLTNEQKEQANFKVQYYEADVVYNNYTDTLDKITRITHSLLTGKLIENGQLKEEDRFNAENLERLKESMELSYIDLQTSLENRKTRLENWEQSNKDKITQTTRLVHRALPELRSTRMRLQKRITKLRNMYDSVSTLNQEITMLSRGRSTLIATRSDWEKHLGKELTEKLITENYLESLNNEVPNASEIKYRAYDSFTKGLKELKHTNTTMKEDLNRLDKELSSYKEKWLKDSEIFAKINEVLQDEINRRNMKNNLYLDSKSTATTNGVDIEGGIMEEDDEEEDYEDDEDEDEQKYNGEVSNGNQTDITGSDSDIVDDDDISEENDYEDSNIPINGKTNINSDDDNANVQMDEETNMQVDGQEQLQVDEQEQMQVDEQEDENRFINETEEAPETSVDSQSQSIRDEINGASLPDE, from the coding sequence ATGTCATTAACAAATGAACAAAAAGAGCAGGCCAATTTCAAAGTTCAATATTATGAAGCAGATGTagtttataataattatacaGATACACTGGATAAGATTACTAGAATTACACACTCTTTATTAACAggtaaattaattgaaaacggacaattaaaagaagaagatcgATTTAATGCTGAAAATTTAGAACGATTGAAAGAATCTATGGAATTAAGTTATATTGATTTACAGACTTCACTTGAAAATAGAAAGACTAGATTGGAGAACTGGGAACAATCAAATAAGGATAAAATTACGCAAACTACTAGATTGGTGCATAGAGCATTGCCTGAGCTAAGATCTACTAGAATGAGATTACAAAAGAGAATTACTAAATTAAGAAACATGTATGACTCCGTAAGTACGCTAAATCAAGAGATAACAATGTTATCTCGAGGTCGTTCAACTTTAATAGCTACTAGATCTGATTGGGAAAAGCATTTAGGTAAAGAATTAACTGAAAAGTTAATTACTGAGAATTATttagaatcattaaataacGAAGTACCAAATGCCAGTGAAATCAAATATCGCGCTTATGATTCCTTTACAAAAggtttaaaagaattaaaacatACAAATACTACAATGAAAGAGGATTTAAATAGATtagataaagaattatcgTCTTATAAAGAGAAATGGTTGAAGGATTCTGAAATATTTgcaaaaattaatgagGTGTTACAAGATGAAATAAACAGAAGAAACATgaagaataatttatatctAGATAGCAAAAGCACAGCTACTACTAATGGTGTAGACATTGAAGGTGGGATTAtggaagaagatgatgaggAGGAAGACTATGaggatgatgaagatgaagatgaacaAAAGTATAACGGTGAAGTTTCTAATGGAAATCAAACAGATATTACCGGTTCAGATAGTGATATcgttgatgatgatgacaTCTCTGAAGAGAATGATTATGAGGATAGTAATATACCAATCAATGGAAAgacaaatattaattccGATGATGACAATGCAAATGTACAAATGGATGAGGAAACAAATATGCAAGTTGATGGGCAAGAACAATTGCAAGTTGATGAGCAAGAACAAATGCAAGTTGATGAGcaagaagatgaaaatagatttattaatgagACTGAGGAAGCACCCGAAACATCTGTTGATAGCCAAAGTCAAAGCATTCgagatgaaattaatggTGCATCATTGCCTGATGAATAG
- the RPS1B gene encoding 40S ribosomal protein eS1 (similar to Saccharomyces cerevisiae RPS1A (YLR441C) and RPS1B (YML063W); ancestral locus Anc_4.325) — translation MAVGKNKRLSKGKKGLKKKIVDPFTRKDWFDIKAPSTFENRNVGKTLVNKSTGLKNAADALKGRVVEVCLADLQGSEDYSFRKVKLRVDEVQGKNLLTNFHGMDFTTDKLRSMVRKWQTLIEANVTVKTADDYVLRVFAIAFTRKQSNQVKRTAYAQSSHIRAIRKVISDILTKEVQGSTLAQLTSKLIPEVINKEIENATKDIFPLQNVHIRKVKLLKQPKFDLGALMALHGEASGEEKGKKVSGFKDEILETV, via the coding sequence ATGGCTGTTGGTAAGAACAAGAGACTATCCAAGGGTAAGAAAGgtttgaagaagaagattgTCGATCCATTCACCAGAAAGGATTGGTTTGATATCAAAGCTCCATCTACCTTTGAAAACAGAAACGTTGGTAAAACCTTGGTCAACAAGTCCACTGGTTTGAAGAACGCTGCTGATGCTTTGAAAGGCAGAGTCGTCGAAGTCTGTTTGGCTGATTTACAAGGTTCTGAAGATTACTCTTTCAGAAAGGTCAAATTGAGAGTCGATGAAGTTCAAGGTAAGAACTTATTGACCAACTTCCACGGTATGGATTTCACTACTGATAAATTGAGATCCATGGTTAGAAAATGGCAAACTTTGATCGAAGCTAACGTCACTGTCAAGACTGCTGATGATTACGTTTTAAGAGTCTTCGCCATTGCTTTCACCAGAAAACAATCTAACCAAGTCAAGAGAACTGCTTACGCTCAATCTTCCCACATCAGAGCCATCAGAAAGGTTATTTCTGACATCTTGACCAAGGAAGTTCAAGGTTCCACTTTGGCTCAATTAACTTCCAAGTTGATTCCAGAAGTTATCAACAAGGAAATTGAAAACGCTACCAAAGATATCTTCCCATTACAAAACGTTCATATTAGAAAAGTTAAGTTACTAAAACAACCAAAATTCGATTTAGGTGCTTTAATGGCTTTACACGGTGAAGCTTCCGGTGAAGAAAAGGGTAAGAAGGTTTCTGGTTTCAAGgatgaaattttagaaactgtttaa
- the ORC1 gene encoding origin recognition complex subunit 1 (similar to Saccharomyces cerevisiae SIR3 (YLR442C) and ORC1 (YML065W); ancestral locus Anc_4.327), with amino-acid sequence MAQNHKELKGWKIIVKDEFGQVVTDTNKRASRRSGKVNVQLQRESDGLIFSRGSNILVNEESSKENNDADNDNTETDLNDPSRYSVYLVGDIRLNTTSHIVEVWAYSYLRHFELDPIAYYKQLHPELTDLNDGTLLKKFEEETDPNEIYLTVEYYELPLYKIVDIATVINGGESWSKLKSTPNFDENKNFFVNYSCNPDSSCIKRINYNNIQNFAKGLTAKEFEQYLKNLSSPKNKKSNQETNSSNQIKRHLDVNENLNKISKLSIKEPKIKKIKSELNANDKISVDNIEITNGSDDSNSIGNESRSASDPGDNSEESGNESNFSDDPEASSDEGLDTDEGEIDSDSDDHIDEEEEIEEEEEDDDFVARRSNRRDLRFISSNGQKTSRSSLSESGTKKRVTRGRPKKIKEESDIDLSRSSHKSSKLFEPVGRYTDKNPIVRKFTKRNVVRAKKKYTPFSKRFKSIKDIPDLTKLAEFNQSSTDLQISQLEDKLKAPKGHEVVETIFSKVKRQLNSTNSREEIVKSTNFTNYLPGRENEYASIYLSLYSALQSTSATTIYIAGTPGVGKTLTVREVIKELHTSMIQNELPKFQYVEINGLKMVKPTDSYEVLWNKISGEQLTWGAAMESLEFYFNKVPKNKKRPIILLLDELDALVNKSQDIMYNFFNWTTYENAQLIVLAVANTMDLPEKELGNKVSSRIGFTRIMFTGYTYEELNTIIHFRLKGLNNSSFYVNMDTGHSHLIPEEEGEGDEEVDENDTVIEKKKYLPANVKKVRLRMSDDAIEIASRKVASVSGDARRALKICKRATEIAEQHYMARHGFGYDGDRLLQEEKEAEQRDISENGKVTDKLKEIEYDSEGNEIQTVRIFHIMKALNEIINSPSIQYISDSSFTIKLFLYAFLNLVKKTGTQEHQVGNIVDEIELVMHVNNGNKYMKELYSMLYHLGGKQGDSKSIKDGNIQLRILSWDYFVSCLVDSGIITKQTMRNERVSLIKLQIPTEDVQRALDKDVILKSL; translated from the coding sequence ATGGCCCAAAATCacaaagaattaaaagGCTGGAAGATCATTGTTAAAGATGAGTTTGGACAAGTAGTTACGGACACTAATAAAAGAGCAAGTAGAAGAAGTGGTAAAGTAAATGTTCAATTGCAAAGAGAGTCAGATGGTCTAATATTTAGCCGCGGTAGTAATATCCTGGTGAATGAAGAGAGCtctaaagaaaataacGACGCCGATAACGACAATACAGAGACAGATTTGAACGATCCTTCGAGGTATTCAGTTTACTTGGTGGGTGACATCAGATTAAATACTACTTCACATATCGTAGAAGTTTGGGCTTATTCCTATCTAAGGCATTTTGAATTAGATCCAATTGCATATTATAAACAATTACATCCAGAATTAACTGATCTAAATGATGGAactttattgaaaaaatttgagGAGGAAACTGACccaaatgaaatttatttaactGTAGAATATTATGAATTACCATTGTACAAAATTGTCGACATTGCTACCGTGATAAATGGAGGAGAAAGTTGGAGCAAATTGAAATCTACTCCTAATTTTGACGaaaataagaatttttttgtaaactATTCTTGTAATCCTGATTCTAGTTGCATTAAAAGAATCAATTACAACAATATTCAGAATTTTGCGAAGGGATTAACTGCAAAAGAATTCgaacaatatttaaaaaatttgtcatctccaaaaaataaaaaatctaatCAAGAGactaattcttcaaacCAAATTAAAAGACACTTAGAtgtaaatgaaaatttaaacaaaataagCAAATTAAGTATTAAAGAACCAAAgattaagaaaattaaaagtgAACTCAATgcaaatgataaaataagtgtagataatattgaaataactAATGGATCAgatgattcaaattctaTTGGAAACGAATCTAGATCCGCTTCTGATCCAGGCGATAATTCAGAAGAATCTGGTAATGAGAGTAATTTCTCAGATGATCCAGAAGCCAGTTCAGATGAAGGCCTTGATACCGATGAAGGAGAGATTGATTCAGATTCAGATGATCATATTGacgaagaagaagaaatagaagaagaagaagaagatgatgatttcGTGGCCCGTAGATCAAATAGAAGAGATTTAAGATTTATAAGTTCCAATGGGCAAAAAACCTCTAGATCATCTCTATCAGAATCTGGAACGAAAAAGAGAGTTACTAGAGGCAGACccaagaaaataaaagaagaatcaGATATTGATTTAAGTCGTTCAAGCCATAAATCATCTAAGTTATTTGAACCAGTTGGTCGATATACTGATAAAAATCCAATAGTTCGAAAATTTACTAAAAGAAATGTTGTTCGtgccaaaaaaaaatatactcCATTTTCAAAGAGATTTAAATCGATCAAAGATATTCCTgatttaacaaaattaGCTGAATTTAATCAATCATCAACTGATTTACAAATCTCACAATTAGAAGATAAGTTAAAAGCACCTAAGGGACATGAAGTTGTGGAGactattttttctaaagtGAAAAGACAATTAAATTCTACAAATTCTAGAGAAGAAATTGTTAAAAGTACAAATTTTACTAATTATTTACCAGGTAGAGAAAATGAATATGCATCAATATACCTTTCTTTATATAGTGCCTTGCAATCCACATCAGCGACTACAATTTATATTGCAGGTACACCAGGTGTTGGTAAAACTTTGACAGTTCGTGAagttattaaagaattacaTACATCCATGATACAAAATGAATTAccaaaatttcaatatgtAGAAATCAATGGTCTTAAAATGGTTAAACCTACAGATAGTTATGAAGTTTTAtggaataaaatatcagGAGAACAACTAACATGGGGTGCTGCTATGGAATCTTtggaattttattttaataaagtacccaagaataaaaagagacctattattttattattggatGAATTGGATGCTTTAGTTAATAAATCTCAAGATATCatgtataattttttcaattggaCAACTTATGAGAATGCCCAATTAATAGTGTTGGCAGTTGCAAATACTATGGATTTACCTGAGAAAGAATTAGGTAATAAAGTTTCATCAAGAATTGGGTTCACTAGAATCATGTTTACAGGTTATACttatgaagaattaaatacaATTATTCATTTCAGACTAAAAGgtttgaataattcttctttttatgTCAACATGGATACTGGTCATAGCCATTTGATTCCAGAAGAAGAAGGAGAAGGAGATGAGGAAGTAGACGAGAATGATACTGTAAttgaaaagaagaaatatttaccaGCTAACGTTAAAAAAGTGAGATTGAGAATGAGCGATGATGCTATCGAAATTGCCTCGAGAAAAGTAGCTAGTGTTAGTGGTGATGCAAGAAGAGCCTTGAAGATTTGTAAGAGAGCAACCGAAATTGCAGAACAACATTATATGGCTAGACATGGGTTTGGATATGATGGTGATCGATTACtacaagaagaaaaagaagctGAACAGAGGGATATATCTGAGAATGGGAAGGTTACAGACAAATTAAAGGAAATTGAATACGACTCTGAAGGGAATGAAATACAAACAGTACGGATTTTCCATATCATGAAAGCCTTGaatgaaattataaattcaCCAAGTATCCAATACATCTCTGATTCCTCCTTTACCATTAAACTATTTCTATATGCATTTTTAAATCTGGTTAAGAAAACCGGTACACAAGAACATCAGGTAGGGAACATTGTAGACGAGATTGAATTAGTGATGCATGTTAATAATGGTAACAAGTACATGAAAGAATTATATTCCATGCTTTATCACCTAGGAGGTAAGCAGGGAGATTCAAAGTCGATTAAAGATGGGAATATACAATTACGTATCTTATCTTGGGATTATTTTGTCTCCTGTCTTGTTGACTCAGGGATCATCACTAAACAAACGATGAGAAACGAAAGAGTGAGTCTTATCAAATTACAAATACCTACAGAAGATGTCCAAAGAGCGTTGGATAAAGACGTCATCCTAAAGAGcctataa
- the GMC2 gene encoding Gmc2p (similar to Saccharomyces cerevisiae YLR445W; ancestral locus Anc_4.331), which produces MENQKEAISRHEKSVDSPTKQHQSCPKSPNKSLEKQDQKSYNEIKKVDKLKNDIFSDKWLKGNKKEEIISQMMKNDILQKIEEMNKIMDNETERLNTNLITLDGVENKIILQDFDWDSVIKLSADLMDEYFKKIENLSNKHRLLLKKHEFWKEAAFSMDNAQASMMLEESQNWIINKEFHLKYKNHRLINSVKAIKLATDELEVNE; this is translated from the exons atggaaaatcAGAAAGAAGCTATATCACGTCATGAAAAATCTGTCGATTCCCCAACAAAACAGCACCAAAGTTGTCCCAAATCTccaaataaatctttagaAAAACAAGATCAAAAATCTTATAacgaaattaaaaaagtagataaattgaaaaatgatattttttcagaTAAATGGCTAAAAGGGAATAAGAAAGAGGAGATTATCAGtcaaatgatgaagaatgATATCTTGcaaaaaatagaagaaatGAATAAGATAATGGATAATGAAACAGAAAGGTTAAATACTAACCTTATTACCCTTGATGGGGTAgagaataaaattatattacaGGATTTTGATTGGGACTCtgttattaaattatctgCTGACTTAATGGATGAATATTTCAAGAAGATAGAAAATTTGAGTAATAAGCACCGATTATTGTTAAAA AAGCATGAATTTTGGAAAGAAGCTGCATTTTCTATGGATAATGCTCAAGCTTCGATGATGTTAGAAGAATCACAAAACTGGATAATAAATAAGGAATTccatttgaaatataaaaatcatcgtttaataaattcagTAAAAGCTATTAAACTAGCTACGGATGAATTGGAAGTAAATGAGTGA